AACCGGGACAATTACCCTGGAAGGTAGTTCAATTACTGAAGGGATTGGTAATAGTCGTATTACCGCTAATATGGAAGGCGCACCCATAGATGATGCCATTCAAATTGATGATCCCACTGCCATTAAAGTTGTTTATCAACTATTACAAAAAGATGGTTTATTTATGGGGGGTTCTGTGGGTATTAATGTTGGTGCTGCGGTAGCTTTAGCTAAACAAATGGGGCCAGGCCACACCATCGTTACTGTTCTTTGTGATGGTGGGTCCCGTTATCAATCTCGTTTATATAATCCTCGATGGTTGACTGAGAAAGGATTGGCTTAATCAGGAATTATCGGCTCATAAATTAGTTGAGATAATGGTAGGGGTAGGGCAACAATGAGGGAAGGCAGCAAGGGAAAATGAGGCGCTTCGGTTGGGCAAACACTTGAGACAAGATAGACAATAATAGAATATTAAAGGGGGAAAATTAAGATGAAACAGGCATTTACAGCCAGAATTTTTCAAGAGGGTAATTGGTTTGTGGCTCAATGTTTAGAGGTTGATGTGGCAAGTCAAGGAGAAACGGAAACTGAGGCGTTAATAAATCTTCAAGAAGCCTTGGAATTACACTTTGAACCGCCTTGTGCAACAGTGATTCCTCAATTGCAAAAAATAGAGGTAGAAATTAATGCCGCTTAAGCCTTTATCTTATCGTGAAATTAAACGGAAATTAGAGACGGCAGGGTTTGAAGTGGTGAGTCAAAAGGGAAGTCATGTTAAGTTTGCTAAGGATACCTCTGAAGGAAAACGCACAGCGATTGTTCCTAAATATAAAGAGGTAACAATTGGGACGATTACCAGTATTTTAAGGCAAGCAGGGTTAAGTGTTGATGAGTTTGAGCGGTTATAAGTTAATAATCCAATCCTGTCTAAATTATGATTTTTTTGATTATTTGATTAACTATGATTGTTTTTGGCTCTCATCTCTGTGATCTGATTCTGATAATCTACCCACCAGATAGGCAATGGTAGCGGTAGCGCAATGCTTAGGTGATGTTATAATAATAATAGTTTTGCCCAAATTTTTATTAAGGACGGGATGATCTTAAAAATATGCAATATCAAGTCAATCTCAAACAAACAGAAGAGGGATATGCCGTTTGGTGTCCTAGTTTACCCGGTTGTGCTTCTCAAGGGACAACTAAAGAAGAAGCACTCAATAATATTCAAGATGCAATTGAGTCTTATTTAGAAGTTGCTGCGGAATTAAATCAAGGGATCGAATCTTATTATGTAGAAGTTGAATTAAATCATGCCTAGTCGCCTAGTCCAATGCACCTTTACTTCTAACTTCTTCGCTTGTTTTTCTGTAATTGGTAATTCACCTAAAATACTTTTCACTTTTCTCGTCCGACCAGCGGTTTCTTCTGTACTTGTTTTTATCAAAAAATACCGATTTTTGGGTTAACATACTGAATCATTAAATCTCTGACCGTCTCCTCTATTTCTCCCAAGTTATTAAATTTCTTGATTTGGGATTGCTCCTAGAGACACGCTCCCAACTATCGGGATAACTCTTGAATTCTTTTTTCATTTTCTGATCACATTGGATTGTTCCTCCCATCGAGAGTAAGTCATAACTATTATAATCTCATTTCTCTTTGTGATCAAGTTGAAGATTTTCTAGTTTTTGACAGCTATAACCATTAATACTCATTGCACAAGTGAGATGCTCCCTTTCATTCAAAATCGACAAATTGGGTTTTGGGTTTTG
This Microcystis wesenbergii NRERC-220 DNA region includes the following protein-coding sequences:
- a CDS encoding type II toxin-antitoxin system HicB family antitoxin, with the translated sequence MKQAFTARIFQEGNWFVAQCLEVDVASQGETETEALINLQEALELHFEPPCATVIPQLQKIEVEINAA
- a CDS encoding type II toxin-antitoxin system HicA family toxin, which encodes MPLKPLSYREIKRKLETAGFEVVSQKGSHVKFAKDTSEGKRTAIVPKYKEVTIGTITSILRQAGLSVDEFERL
- a CDS encoding type II toxin-antitoxin system HicB family antitoxin; the protein is MQYQVNLKQTEEGYAVWCPSLPGCASQGTTKEEALNNIQDAIESYLEVAAELNQGIESYYVEVELNHA